A region of the Phaseolus vulgaris cultivar G19833 chromosome 11, P. vulgaris v2.0, whole genome shotgun sequence genome:
ttaaagaagttgtgcgaaggggtgggaattcaacaagtatttgcatccgtcgagcaccctcagacaaatggccaagtagagtccgccaatcgggtattgctaagaggcttgaagagaaggctagagaaagccaagggatcgtgggctgaggaggtaccccgtatagtttgggcgtaccacaccaccgagcagtcaggaacccatgagaccccgtttagcttggtctatgggtgcgacgcaatgattccagtggagatccaggagagctcgccgagattccagaactttgtagctgaagactcgaacgaggaaagaaggttgaatctggatttgctggatgaggtcagggaggaggcgagattaaaagctaaggcagtgaaaagaaggattgaacgaaggtataactcgaaggtgatgccaagacattttaaagaaggcgacctggtgatgaggaaggcccaccagtacgagatggagaagaagttgtcgcctaagtggacggaaccgttcaggataaccgaggcgctcgggaacggcgcctaccgcttagaaacgttggaaggagcggcgattcctcgcacttggaacgccacgcacctcaagttatattacagttaaaagctttgtaagtaaaaacaaacatgAAGGGCTTTGacatgtttctgttaaaacagtttgaagggggcgttcttttttccctaaggagggtttttaatgaggccacccaataaagaagagttttcaaagtttaaagtgttttagattgcatgcttgttgttgttgcgaaagttttgaagaaagaccttgtcactcgcatgtgatttaaggcaagtttgaagatatactgcatgctttctaaaaagtttttaagtccccatcgtttttcggcgattggcggcatcagttaaagatAAAAGTCCTCATcctttttcggcgattggcagCATCAGTTAAAgataaaagtcctcatcgtttttcggcgatcggaggcaccagcaacgtttaaaagacctcaacgcccttgcgcgttctgaggcgagaaagagttaaagacctcatcgccgtcgagcgagtgcaggcgagaaagagtaaaaagtcctcagtgcctccaagggagagaagatgtagccgggcaatgtagaggcaccagtaaaaagtcctcagtgcctccaggggagagaagatgtagcctcggggcaatgtagaggcaccagtaaaaagtcctcagtgccttcaggggagagaagatatagcccctggggcaatgtagaggcacgagttaaagaccttctcgccgtcgagcgagttcaggcgagttaaaagaccttctcgccgtcgagcgagttcaggcgagttaaagaccttctcaccgtcgagcgagttcaggcaagataaaatccttctcgtcttgaacgagttcaggtatggtgtaaagggtggaagaagttcagagggtggctaaggtaggttcgaggAGAGCGCCGAGCCACCCGGttccttgttctgaagctcagggaggtagagaatgatccgaaaggcgcctctacccccagatgagggaacaatagccaagtgGTGAAAGCGAGAGGAAGCATACATCGCCAAGACCCtctggcgatcagaagaaatcCAGGCGATGGCATGAGTAAGGGCCCATTTGATGGAGCAGTTCAGGTGAGTTATGCCTTAAGCTATCAGTTGGGCTGAAACTTGCTGTTTAGTGAGTAGTTTTACGATGAAGATTGTTGCTTTAAAGTTCACGAGTTATTAAGATACTATCGTTCGAGAATTGGTAGTTTGGTCGAGCTCGAAGTAGTAAGTAAACAGTTACGCCCGTAGAATTGCTAAGTCAATTTTGCTTAAGCGGTTTTTACAAGAAAAAGCAAGGCAAACAGGGAGATCATATGAAGAAGTAGAGAGATTCATGATGAAGTGGCATCAGTTCAAATACAAAGAAAGAAAGTTATTACAAAGTTTGTGCAAAGAGAATAGAcaaataagtgatggagggaggcAGCTAATCTCCAAAAGggacgatcttcccatccaccacttcattgcaTATTGAGATCATGGAGAGGTCAAGCTCGGGGTACTGGCAAGCGAATTGCTCCAAGGCAGCGTCAAACCCGGCGgcgaggacttgggcggagctcagctcaagctcttcgttttgttgcttgagcccctcggtttgctgcttcagctcgtcagctcgcttcttcagttcttcagtttcccTGCGAGTCTGAGTGAGGTCTTCGGCAACCTTCTGGTTTTCctcccgcgcctgggccagctctgcagcgatCTTTGCATTTTCCACTCTAGCTTCGGCGAGCTCAACCACGGCTTCATCCCTCTCCTTTTCAACTTTTCCcaggagaacctcccgatcgaccgacctcttctccaggttctctaccttggctgcatccgctttgaTTGATgtctccaggtcagccaccttgagacggtaggggaccagcttgctctccagctcgattttttCTTGAGTTAGGAGGTGCAACTTCTGGCGCAGATTGGTGGCCTCCTTACGCGCCACCctcagctcggtgctcatggcgtcTTCCACCCTCGAGTGTTCGATTTCAGCCATCATGAGGTTGCAAGACAatttctccgcctcgatccttatcaaGCGATTCTCCTCTTCGAGTATGGAGATATCACCTTGAAGTTTCTTGTTgaagctctccacagcttttgttatgatagaggggaggtcctctgccatcattttgagcctggctgtgaagggcccccagatCCCTTGGACCGCGAGGAGAAGGTTTGCAACCGCTGTTGGTGGaggcgctgaaggagcctggtgctggttctcgccaccaccctcttgaattgGTTGCTGAGGTTGGGCTTCTTTGCGTTGTGGGCGCCCTCATCCCCACCTGGCGCAACCTCGGCGATTGAGGtcgttgaaggaggaccctctccagcggatacgaatggcgtggaggcgctcagagggttctccatgaagttgggctcgttggcctcaaccgcaggaagTGCAGCCGCCAAGGGCACTGCTTGaactggcggtgttggagctgggggagaaggtggtgttggtgttggtgctgggggagaaggtggtgttggtgttggaaggGCAGGTGGAGCAGGtagtgaagaaggtgccacccttctccttttggtgataaggccatcctctgttgcctcatcgtcctcttcttcatcttcttggaccacttgaggagttttcctctttggtttcctcaagatGAGTTTTTTTCGTTGAGGAGTtgggccttgagggggcgaCCTGCCCtgagcggcggcgatctccaccatcgagtttggcacggtttgagaacccgatgccaacttgtgggttcgggcgagcgccctcagttcagctagcTTGCCTTTGCCCAGCATGATATCTGCACAGTTCAAGTATACAAGTAAGCTCAAAGACGAAAGTAAAATATATGAGTACATGTGCAAACGAGACAAACAAATGGTGCAGGAAATAAAAACCAGGTCTAGTATACAACCAGCAGGACGCCCAACAACAAGTAATAGAGATGCAGCACGAGATAAAGCCTAAAGGTCGAAGTaagtgctaacctatgtgagcttcgagttggctCTCAAGGAACTCGAAGGTGATTATTGAAGAGGTAgggaaggtgatgttagcggctgctacgctcttccagaataggcatagatccttgtccagctcgcccatgttgtcaggacttctaggccttctgaagcttcccttggagtccttatttcccttgtttacccagtacaagggaaaacCGTCGAGCAGCAAAGGGTCTAGGTCATtctggcgcacttggacgaattttcccttccaatctttgtaagattgctggaagatcgaaagaatcgacctcccagcaattccgttcaggctcacccaaaggcgatctccaggatttttggcctcgaacaagaaaagaaatacaTCTACCaaggccggtagtcccaagtgcgcgcacataatttgaaacgcccgcacgaaggcccagctgttgggatgaagctgggcggcggcgatgtcgagctcggttaggaGTTCTCGTTCAAAACGGGTAaggggaaacctaagtttcaccttcttgaagacgGTGGTATACACGAAGCAGAACAGCTCGCCGTCGTTCCCCTTGTCATCTGCACAGATCGG
Encoded here:
- the LOC137836789 gene encoding filament-like plant protein 1, coding for MAEDLPSIITKAVESFNKKLQGDISILEEENRLIRIEAEKLSCNLMMAEIEHSRVEDAMSTELRVARKEATNLRQKLHLLTQEKIELESKLVPYRLKVADLETSIKADAAKVENLEKRSVDREVLLGKVEKERDEAVVELAEARVENAKIAAELAQAREENQKVAEDLTQTRRETEELKKRADELKQQTEGLKQQNEELELSSAQVLAAGFDAALEQFACQYPELDLSMISICNEVVDGKIVPFGD